A genome region from candidate division KSB1 bacterium includes the following:
- a CDS encoding T9SS type A sorting domain-containing protein produces the protein MKRLKLLVLLWGMLFCCVTMAQLPLSSSPVQTPHPIADPEISLIGETCIMLEYESVYDVHTEPDPVNYPNMRSQPAQFDWSRILSDLETVVNPVNYDFVLLYTLREVPGWIKNGYKRYVAAQNIGLPNAGYGAPMFPAWTRLRSICHMNSVDFLDRDNPSFPDLPRYGSSLVAIHEMGHFWLVYITRNLMTGHAGWDLYLYPLGYLASYVPHWMGIWEGDGLPGLMLTGPNGVEFNAWDLYLMGLMGYDQAVAYEYSIKHDGTVYNIDLDDLIGALSEAAPDYYSGDGRRAPDIDPESDSLQTLIAMIKGRDDTLTTRRRDLALNLAMHLPPDWRTATWGRSEMTVGIDLAGAHMNDQTQAGHAYGYWFEKDVWRWQEFAPQLSVLTGLDIYICRNGNPGNLVCEIRTLSDSVLMRKVIDKGCTPVQDWMHVFLGDSIRLNPGDIYRIYVSADSASGSPSNRYFWRGSNESDYNSGCRTSVSETHPDFDFAFRTYGRPAPMQVEADPARKPAQVVLHDNYPNPFNPVTRIRYRLNRASPVRLQVFDIRGRRVALLVDAVQSAGAHEIEFDGRGQASGVYIYRLQTPRTVRTGKMVLAR, from the coding sequence ATGAAGCGTTTAAAGCTTTTGGTTCTGCTATGGGGGATGTTGTTCTGTTGTGTTACAATGGCGCAATTGCCGCTGTCATCCAGTCCTGTTCAGACTCCGCATCCGATTGCCGATCCCGAGATTTCGCTGATCGGCGAGACCTGCATCATGCTCGAATACGAATCCGTGTATGACGTGCACACCGAACCCGATCCTGTGAATTATCCGAATATGCGCAGTCAGCCGGCCCAGTTTGACTGGTCGCGGATTTTATCGGATCTGGAGACGGTGGTAAATCCCGTCAACTATGATTTTGTGCTGCTCTATACCCTGCGCGAGGTGCCGGGCTGGATCAAGAACGGCTATAAACGCTATGTGGCTGCTCAGAATATCGGACTGCCCAACGCCGGATACGGCGCACCGATGTTCCCGGCCTGGACCCGCCTGCGCTCTATTTGTCACATGAATTCAGTGGATTTTCTCGATCGCGACAATCCGTCGTTTCCGGATCTGCCGCGCTACGGCAGCAGTCTGGTGGCCATCCATGAAATGGGACATTTTTGGCTGGTGTACATCACCCGCAATCTCATGACCGGACATGCCGGTTGGGACCTGTACCTGTATCCGCTCGGATACCTGGCGTCCTATGTGCCGCACTGGATGGGAATCTGGGAAGGAGACGGCCTGCCGGGCCTCATGCTGACCGGGCCGAACGGGGTTGAGTTCAATGCCTGGGATTTGTATCTGATGGGACTGATGGGATACGACCAAGCCGTTGCGTACGAATACAGCATCAAACACGACGGCACTGTGTATAATATCGATCTGGACGACCTGATCGGCGCTTTGTCTGAGGCCGCTCCGGATTATTACAGCGGCGACGGCCGCCGGGCGCCGGATATTGATCCAGAGTCCGACAGTCTGCAGACGCTGATCGCCATGATCAAGGGTCGGGATGATACGCTCACGACCCGGCGCCGTGATCTGGCGCTAAATCTGGCCATGCATCTGCCGCCGGACTGGCGCACCGCTACCTGGGGCCGCTCCGAGATGACAGTCGGTATTGATCTGGCCGGGGCGCATATGAACGACCAGACGCAGGCGGGGCACGCCTACGGGTACTGGTTTGAAAAAGATGTCTGGCGCTGGCAGGAATTTGCGCCGCAGCTGTCGGTGTTGACCGGACTGGATATTTACATCTGCCGGAACGGGAATCCCGGCAATCTTGTATGCGAGATTCGCACTTTAAGCGATTCCGTGCTCATGCGGAAGGTTATTGACAAAGGCTGCACTCCGGTTCAAGACTGGATGCATGTATTTCTCGGCGACAGCATTCGGCTGAATCCCGGGGATATTTACCGCATCTATGTGTCGGCGGATTCCGCGTCCGGGTCACCGTCAAATCGCTATTTCTGGAGGGGCAGCAATGAATCTGATTACAATTCCGGATGCCGAACCAGTGTCTCGGAAACACATCCGGATTTTGATTTTGCGTTCCGCACCTACGGTCGTCCGGCGCCGATGCAGGTCGAGGCCGATCCGGCCCGGAAACCCGCACAGGTGGTTTTGCACGACAATTACCCCAATCCGTTCAATCCAGTGACCCGTATCCGCTACCGGTTGAACCGTGCGAGTCCGGTACGTCTGCAAGTGTTTGACATCCGCGGACGCCGGGTGGCGTTGTTGGTGGACGCTGTACAGTCGGCCGGAGCGCATGAAATCGAATTCGACGGCCGCGGACAGGCCAGCGGCGTGTATATTTACCGCCTGCAAACGCCCAGGACGGTCCGGACGGGCAAGATGGTGTTGGCAAGGTGA